A window of the Henckelia pumila isolate YLH828 chromosome 3, ASM3356847v2, whole genome shotgun sequence genome harbors these coding sequences:
- the LOC140889057 gene encoding uncharacterized protein, producing MASRRGNNTNANANAANNNHNDCGLDSENNQNNQFLARLTALLQEQSRAQGAQIQQLLQAQIANAGNNHPAANQNPIYKRFLELGPPEFKGETDPLIAEQWFQAIETAFEFMQITDADRLRCATYMFRDDARVWWNGAKAALNLTTLTWNGFKDVFYGKYFTVSTRNRLAREFLEIRQGNMSIAEYVKKFERGRYFVPMISGDPAEELKHFTEGLNALIRKDVRLSGAKNYKEAVDQAMLSEKDRNDIIKESQAKRSNYQGRDQQGNSNRKRPYQAPPQHRPYQQQQPRPQGQKQLALPAPKPENAPTACQKCGKLHSGQCMMGTGVCYLCKQPGHFAKECPQQRGPAKGRVFAMTHEQVDTNSAIVIGEELSSDLIIRGCSIQMQGHELYADLIILKMSDFDVIFGMDWLSCYEDTIDCKAWQLLNKGCEGFLASVTCDQELPRPKLEDVEVVRDFPKVFPDDIAGLPPAREVEFGIELMPGTQPASKAPYRLALTDMKELKEQLQELLNKGFIRLSISPWGAPLQGAVVFFKIDLRSGYNQLKVKDEDIHKTSFRTRYGHYEFLVMPFGVINAPAVFMDLMNRVFQAFLDQFVTCEKSFLVLKKKLMTTPVLAIPEGTGRFVIYTDASKSGLGAVLMQDGKVIAYASRQLKIHEKNYPTHDLELAAVVFALKLWRHYLYVADALSRKSATLNRMTTQQELIADFERLRLEVVEPMEVCALSALTMVPSLLDKIRIGQASDQQLLTWKLKDEAKGGALYTVKDGIVHHKGRKWVPAVDLLREDVMTEAHTVPYSIHPRSTKMFKDLQMLYWWPELYIREVVRLHGVPARIVSDRDPRFTSNFWKSLHHGLGTKLAFSTAFHPQTDGQSERALYGRKCRTPLHWDEVGERAVLGPEIVQQTIDMIAKVKDIMLTAQSRQKSCADKRRRDLEFQDLNIGVALWIASGGDGWLYQGVGEVQGRPECVWCALEFNFE from the exons ATGGCATCACGTAGGGGAAATAACACCAACGCCAACGCCAATGCCGCTAACAACAACCATAATGATTGCGGACTAGATAGTgagaacaatcaaaacaaccAGTTTTTGGCGAGATTAACTGCTCTGCTTCAAGAGCAAAGCCGTGCTCAGGGAGCTCAAATCCAACAGTTGCTTCAAGCCCAAATAGCTAATGCCGGAAATAACCATCCTGCGGCTAATCAAAACCCTATCTACAAAAGGTTCTTAGAGTTGGGACCACCTGAGTTCAAAGGAGAGACTGATCCTTTGATTGCGGAACAATGGTTCCAAGCTATAGAGACTGCTTTTGAATTCATGCAGATCACGGATGCGGATAGATTGAGATGTGCTACCTATATGTTCCGTGATGACGCTCGTGTTTGGTGGAATGGAGCCAAAGCAGCGTTGAACCTAACCACCCTtacttggaatggattcaaggATGTGTTCTACGGCAAATATTTCACGGTGAGCACCCGAAACAGGTTGGCTAGAGAGTTTTTGGAGATCCGTCAAGGAAACATGTCAATTGCGGAGTATGTAAAGAAGTTTGAAAGGGGAAGATACTTTGTACCGATGATTTCTGGTGACCCTGCTGAAGAGTTGAAACACTTTACAGAAGGGTTGAATGCCTTAATCAGAAAGGATGTTAGACTAAGTGGAGCGAAAAATTACAAAGAAGCGGTAGATCAGGCCATGCTGTCCGAAAAGGACAGAAACGATATTATCAAAGAGTCACAGGCAAAGAGATCTAACTATCAGGGTCGAGAccaacaaggaaattctaacagAAAGAGGCCGTACCAAGCCCCTCCCCAACACCGACCGTACCAACAACAACAGCCTCGACCTCAAGGGCAGAAACAGTTGGCTCTGCCAGCACCAAAGCCGGAAAATGCACCAACAGCTTGTCAAAAATGTGGAAAACTTCATTCAGGCCAATGTATGATGGGAACTGGTGTATGTTACTTGTGCAAACAACCAGGACATTTTGCAAAGGAATGTCCCCAACAAAGAGGACCGGCCAAAGGCCGAGTGTTTGCCATGACTCATGAGCAAGTGGACACAAACTCAGCCATCGTCATAG GGGAAGAATTGAGTAGTGATTTGATTATCAGAGGATGCAGTATACAGATGCAAGGTCATGAGTTGTATGCTGATCTTATTATCCTCAAAATGTCGGACTTTGACGTGATATttggtatggattggttgtcttgTTACGAGGATACCATAGACT GTAAGGCATGGCAACTGTTGAATAAAGGATGTGAAGGTTTCCTCGCAAGTGTCACTTGCGACCAAGAATTACCTCGACCGAAACTTGAAGACGTCGAGGTAGTGAGAGATTTCCCAAAAgtatttcctgatgatattgcaggattacctccagctaGGGAGGTAGAATTTGGGATTGAATTAATGCCCGGAACCCAACCAGCTTCCAAAGCACCATACAGATTAGCACTGACTGatatgaaagaattgaaggagcaactaCAAGAGCTACTCAATAAAGGCTTTATTAGACTGAgtatatcgccttggggtgcaccg ttacaagggGCAGTAGTATTCTTCAAGATCGATTTGAGATCAGGTTATAACCAATTGAAGGtgaaagatgaagatattcATAAGACGTCTTTcaggactcgttatggccactacgagttttTAGTCATGCCATTTGGAGTTATCAATGCACCGGCAgtattcatggatcttatgaacagaGTGTTTCAGGCTTtcttagatcagtttgtcaCA TGTGAGAAAAGCTTTTTAGTGttaaagaaaaagttgatgacAACACCAGTACTAGCCATACCAGAAGGAACAGGTCGATTCGTAATTTATACAGATGCTTCCAAGAGTGGATTAGGGGCTGTCTTGATGCAAGATGGAAAGGTGATAGCATATGCTtcacgacagttgaagattcatgaaaagAATTACCCTACCCATGACCTTGAATTGGCAGCAGTTGTCTTCGCACTCAAACTATGGagacattacctttatg tagcagatgctttgagtcgtaaatCTGCAACCTTGAACAGAATGACAACTCAACAAGAGTTGATTGCAGATTTTGAAAGACTCAGATTGGAAGTAGTTGAGCCGATGGAAGTTTGTGCCCTATCAGCCTTAACAATGGTTCCAAGTTTGCTCGACAAGATTCGAATAGGTCAGGCTTCAGACCAGCAATTATTAACTTGGAAACTTAAAGATGAAGCTAAAGGGGGTGCATTATATACAGTGAAGGATGGGATCGTGCATCACAAAGGGAGAAAGTGGGTACCAGCAGTAGATTTACTGAGGGAAGATGTGATGACTGAGGCTCACACTGTACCATATTCTATTCATCCAAGGAGTACAAAGATGTTCAAGGATTTACAGATGCTATActggtggccag AGTTGTATATTCGAGAGGTagttagattgcatggagttccagcaAGGATAGTCTCTGACAGGGATCCCAGGTTCACATCAAACttttggaagagtctacatCATGGATTGGGGACAAAGTTAGCcttcagtacagcttttcatccaCAAACAGATGGACAATCTGAGCGA gctttgtatgggagAAAGTGTAGGACTCCATTGCATTGGGATGAAGTGGGAGAAAGAGCTGTATTGGGACCAGAAATAGTGCAACAGACAATCGACATGATAGCAAAAGTCAAGGACATAATGTTGACAGCACAGAGTCGACAGAAAAGCTGCGCCGATAAGAGGCGTAGAGACTTGGAGTTTCag GACCTGAATATAGGCGTTGCATTATGGATAGCTTCTGGAGGTGATGGCTGGCTTTACCAGGGGGTGGGCGAAGTACAGGGCCGACCTGAATGTGTTTGG TGtgcattagaatttaatttcgagtga